A genomic stretch from Helianthus annuus cultivar XRQ/B chromosome 1, HanXRQr2.0-SUNRISE, whole genome shotgun sequence includes:
- the LOC110920957 gene encoding protein NRT1/ PTR FAMILY 1.2-like, with amino-acid sequence MGTHLNQETSSVEAELQSKLLLDDHHVQKGGLRTMPFIIVNEAFEKVASSGVMANMIFYLMEVYHMEAATGTIVLSIWTALSNGLSVVGGVISDAYLGRFRVIATGSLFSLVGVTFLWLTSILPQLTPSSCQGPDTGYSSPTRAQLGFLYASFGLMSIGSACIRPCSIAFGADQLKHRNNQRLIDSYFNWYYAANTVSIVIATSVVVYIQDQFGWRVGFAVPVLAMLCSALMFLLGSPLYVKVKVDKSPFSGLTQVLIVAFRNRKIRLLPGDCYNHSNDIDQVELTDSLRFLNKACVVRDVDIGSLGSNSCGIPTVENVESLKSLIRIIPIWSSGIILFVNVLQTFPTLEAEKMNRKITSRFEIPAASFSLLMLLTITIWIPFYDRVMVPFLAKFTHEPRGLNLKTRMGVGIILSIITMVVSAIVETIRRDLANANTMVVMSAMWLVPQFVLLGLTEAFNAIGQLEFYYSELPNSMSSLAMVMFMVSMTVASLVASLLTNIVDSVTGQGGGVSWLSSDIDEGHVDYYYWLLSFLTLLNFVYYLICCRVHRSFSSSESRLSHVVDKERFDGIEGKH; translated from the exons ATGGGAACACATTTGAATCAAGAGACATCGAGCGTCGAAGCAGAGTTACAATCGAAATTACTCCTCGACGATCACCATGTTCAGAAGGGTGGTCTCAGGACAATGCCCTTCATCATAG TAAATGAAGCATTTGAGAAAGTTGCGAGTAGCGGAGTGATGGCGAACATGATCTTCTATCTAATGGAAGTTTATCACATGGAAGCTGCAACCGGAACCATTGTACTCTCCATTTGGACCGCGCTTTCGAATGGTCTCTCCGTTGTTGGGGGTGTCATATCCGACGCTTATTTGGGTCGGTTTCGGGTCATTGCAACCGGGTCTTTGTTTAGTCTTGTT GGAGTGACATTTCTCTGGTTGACATCCATTCTTCCACAACTAACACCTTCATCTTGCCAAGGACCGGACACGGGTTACAGCTCACCAACACGAGCCCAACTCGGTTTCCTCTACGCATCTTTTGGTCTAATGTCGATCGGGTCGGCTTGCATCAGACCGTGTTCCATAGCCTTTGGTGCAGACCAGCTCAAACACCGGAACAACCAGAGGCTCATCGATAGCTACTTTAACTGGTACTATGCTGCCAACacggtttccattgttattgctACTTCTGTTGTGGTCTACATTCAAGACCAATTTGGTTGGCGGGTCGGGTTTGCGGTTCCAGTTTTGGCCATGTTGTGTTCTGCTCTCATGTTCTTACTCGGGTCACCTCTttatgtcaaagtcaaagttgacaAGAGCCCGTTTTCGGGTTTGACTCAAGTCTTAATCGTTGCATTTAGGAACCGTAAGATCCGTCTTCTTCCTGGTGACTGCTATAATCATAGCAATGATATAGATCAAGTTGAGTTAACCGACAGTTTGAG GTTTCTTAACAAAGCGTGTGTTGTTAGAGATGTGGACATTGGTTCTTTAGGCTCGAACTCGTGTGGTATCCCCACAGTCGAAAATGTGGAATCCCTCAAATCCCTAATTCGGATAATACCTATTTGGTCATCGGGCATTATACTATTCGTAAACGTGTTGCAAACGTTCCCAACACTTGAAGCCGAAAAAATGAACCGAAAGATCACCTCAAGGTTCGAGATCCCGGCAGCATCTTTCAGCTTGCTCATGCTTTTGACAATCACAATATGGATCCCGTTTTATGACCGTGTTATGGTCCCGTTTCTAGCAAAATTTACACACGAGCCTCGTGGCCTCAACCTGAAAACCCGGATGGGAGTTGGGATAATATTGTCAATCATAACCATGGTAGTATCCGCAATCGTGGAAACCATAAGGCGTGATTTAGCAAACGCAAACACGATGGTTGTCATGTCAGCAATGTGGTTGGTCCCACAGTTTGTATTACTAGGTTTAACCGAAGCGTTTAATGCAATTGGACAATTGGAGTTTTATTATTCCGAGCTCCCAAATAGTATGTCGAGTTTAGCAATGGTTATGTTTATGGTGAGCATGACGGTTGCTTCGCTTGTTGCAAGCCTTTTAACTAATATTGTGGACTCTGTTACTGGCCAAGGAGGTGGCGTAAGTTGGCTGTCGAGTGATATCGACGAGGGACACGTTGATTACTATTATTGGTTGCTTAGTTTCTTGACTTTGCTCAACTTTGTCTACTACTTAATTTGTTGTCGTGTTCATCGAAGTTTTTCTTCGTCGGAAAGTAGGTTGTCCCATGTCGTCGATAAAGAAAGATTTGATGGCATTGAAGGCAAACATTGA
- the LOC110921125 gene encoding protein NRT1/ PTR FAMILY 1.2-like produces the protein MSSLAMVMFMVSMAAASLVSSLLTNIVDSDTSQGGDVSWLSSDIDEGHVDYYYWLLSFLTFLNFVYYLICYRVHQSFSSSEIQNRKITSRFEIPAASFSLFMLLTITIWIPFYGRVMVPFLAKFTHGPRGLNLKARMGVGIILSIITMVVSAIVETIRHDLANLNTTGVMSAMWLVPRFVLLGLTEAFNAIGQLEFYYSELPNSISSLAMVMFMVSVAVASLVASLLTNIVDSVTGQGGGVSWLRVILTRDTWITVIGCLVS, from the exons ATGTCGAGTTTAGCCATGGTTATGTTTATGGTGAGCATGGCGGCTGCTTCGCTTGTTTCAAGCCTTTTAACTAATATTGTGGACTCGGATACTAGCCAAGGAGGTGACGTAAGTTGGCTGTCGAGTGATATCGACGAGGGACACGTGGATTACTATTATTGGTTGCTTAGTTTCTTGACTTTTCTCAACTTTGTCTACTACTTAATTTGCTATCGTGTTCATCAGAGTTTTTCTTCGTCGGAAA TTCAGAATCGAAAGATCACCTCAAGGTTCGAGATCCCGGCAGCATCTTTTAGCTTGTTCATGCTTTTGACAATCACAATATGGATCCCGTTTTATGGCCGTGTTATGGTCCCGTTTCTAGCAAAATTTACACACGGGCCTCGTGGGCTCAACCTGAAAGCCAGAATGGGAGTTGGGATAATATTGTCAATCATAACCATGGTAGTATCCGCAATCGTAGAAACCATAAGGCATGATTTAGCAAACTTAAACACGACGGGTGTCATGTCAGCAATGTGGTTGGTCCCACGGTTTGTATTACTAGGTTTAACCGAAGCGTTTAATGCAATTGGACAATTGGAGTTTTATTATTCCGAGCTCCCAAATAGTATTTCGAGTTTAGCAATGGTTATGTTTATGGTGAGCGTGGCCGTTGCTTCGCTTGTTGCAAGCCTTTTAACTAATATTGTGGACTCTGTTACTGGCCAAGGAGGTGGAGTAAGTTGGCTGCGAGTGATATTGACGAGGGACACGTGGATTACTGTTATTGGTTGCTTAGTTTCTTGA
- the LOC110920958 gene encoding protein NRT1/ PTR FAMILY 1.2-like, whose translation MGTHLNQDTSSVEAELQSKLLHNDHHVQKGGLRTMPFIIVNEAFERVASSGVMANMIFYLMEVYHMEAATGTIVLFIWTALSNGLSIVGGVISDAYLGRFRVIATGSFFSLVGVTFLWLTSILPQLTPSSCQGPDTGCSPPTRAQLGFLYASFGLMSIGSACIRPCSIAFGADQLKHRNNQRLIDSYFNWYYAANTVSIVIATSVLVYIQDQFGWRVGFAVPVLAMLCSALMFLLGSPLYVKVKVDKSPFSGLTQVLIVAFRNRKIRLLPGDCYNHSNDIDQVELTDSLRFLNKACVVRDVDIGSSGSNSCGIPTVENVESLKSLIRIIPIWSSGIILFVNVLQTFPTLEAEKMNRKITSRFEIPAASFSLFMLLTITIWIPVYDRVMVPFLAKFTHEPRGLNLKTRMGVGIILSIITMVVSAIVETIRRDLANSNTTVVMSAMWLVPQFVLLGLTEAFNAIGQLEFYYSELPSSMSSLATVMFMVSMAVASLVASILTNIVDSVTGQGGGVSWLSSDIDEGHVDYYYWLLSFLTLLNFVYYLICCRVHRSFSSSESRLSHPVDKERFDGIERKT comes from the exons ATGGGAACACATTTGAATCAAGACACATCGAGCGTCGAAGCCGAGTTACAATCGAAATTACTCCACAACGATCACCATGTTCAAAAGGGTGGTCTCAGGACAATGCCCTTCATCATAG TAAATGAAGCATTTGAGAGAGTTGCGAGTAGCGGAGTGATGGCGAACATGATCTTCTATCTAATGGAAGTTTATCACATGGAAGCTGCAACCGGAACCATTGTACTCTTCATTTGGACCGCGCTTTCGAATGGTCTCTCCATTGTTGGGGGTGTCATATCCGACGCTTATTTGGGTCGGTTTCGGGTCATTGCAACCGGGTCTTTCTTTAGTCTTGTT GGAGTGACATTTCTCTGGTTGACATCCATTCTTCCTCAACTAACACCTTCATCTTGCCAAGGACCGGACACGGGTTGCAGCCCACCAACACGAGCCCAACTCGGTTTCCTCTACGCATCTTTTGGTCTAATGTCGATCGGGTCGGCTTGCATCAGACCGTGTTCCATAGCCTTTGGTGCAGACCAGCTCAAACACCGGAACAACCAAAGGCTCATCGATAGCTACTTTAACTGGTACTATGCTGCCAACacggtttccattgttattgctACTTCTGTTTTGGTCTACATTCAAGACCAATTTGGTTGGCGGGTCGGGTTTGCGGTTCCAGTTTTGGCCATGTTGTGTTCTGCTCTCATGTTCTTACTCGGGTCACCTCTttatgtcaaagtcaaagttgacaAGAGCCCGTTTTCGGGTTTGACTCAAGTCTTAATCGTTGCGTTTAGGAACCGTAAGATCCGTCTTCTTCCTGGTGACTGCTATAATCATAGCAATGATATAGATCAAGTTGAGTTAACCGACAGTTTGAG GTTTCTTAACAAAGCGTGTGTTGTTAGAGATGTGGACATTGGTTCTTCAGGCTCGAACTCGTGTGGTATCCCCACAGTCGAAAATGTGGAATCCCTCAAATCCCTAATTCGGATAATACCTATTTGGTCATCGGGCATTATACTATTTGTAAACGTGTTGCAAACGTTCCCAACACTTGAAGCCGAAAAAATGAACCGAAAGATCACCTCAAGGTTCGAGATCCCTGCAGCATCTTTCAGCTTGTTCATGCTTTTGACAATCACAATATGGATCCCGGTTTATGACCGTGTTATGGTCCCGTTTCTAGCAAAATTTACACACGAGCCTCGTGGCCTCAACCTGAAAACCCGAATGGGAGTTGGGATAATATTGTCAATCATAACCATGGTAGTATCCGCAATCGTGGAAACCATAAGGCGTGATTTAGCAAACTCAAACACGACGGTTGTCATGTCAGCAATGTGGTTGGTCCCACAGTTTGTATTACTAGGTTTAACCGAAGCGTTTAATGCAATTGGACAATTGGAGTTTTATTATTCTGAGCTCCCAAGTAGTATGTCGAGTTTAGCCACAGTTATGTTTATGGTGAGCATGGCGGTTGCTTCGCTTGTTGCAAGCATTTTAACTAATATTGTGGACTCGGTTACTGGCCAAGGAGGTGGCGTAAGTTGGCTGTCGAGTGATATCGACGAGGGACACGTGGATTACTATTATTGGTTGCTTAGTTTCTTGACTTTGCTCAACTTTGTCTACTACTTAATTTGTTGTCGTGTCCATCGAAGTTTTTCTTCGTCGGAAAGTAGGTTGTCCCATCCTGTCGATAAAGAAAGATTTGATGGCATTGAACGCAAGACTTGA